From Sceloporus undulatus isolate JIND9_A2432 ecotype Alabama chromosome 6, SceUnd_v1.1, whole genome shotgun sequence, one genomic window encodes:
- the LOC121934783 gene encoding olfactory receptor 10C1-like, which yields MMKNGKRLQNKAMENDTAVDRFLLLGLSNVPGLQLVLFVVFLCIYIATILGNVTIIVIINVDVALHIPMYFFLENLSFLEICYTSVTIPRLLQNTLALDKTISFSACATQMYFFLFFGVTECCLLAVMAYDRYVAICNPLRYTAIMRKKVCVQIAALSWICGCLVALGHTTFIFSMSFCDSNVINHFFCEIQPVLKLVCGDTYWNEIQIIVAAAFVVLIPFMLILMSYCHIISAILQMKSAKSRQKAFSTCSSHLVVVSLFYGTAIFMYIRPKSSHSLNVDKLLSLFYTVITPILNPIIYSLRNTEVKGALRKTALKLIPSK from the coding sequence ACAAGGCAATGGAAAATGACACTGCAGTAGATAGATTTCTTTTACTGGGCTTGTCTAATGTTCCAGGTCTTCAACTAGTTCTCTTTGTGGTATTCTTGtgtatttacattgccaccatcCTAGGCAATgtcaccattattgttatcatcaatGTGGATGTTGCTCTCCACATTCCTATGTACTTCTTCCTTGAGAACCTATCCTTCCTGGAGATTTGCTACACTTCAGTCACGATCCCCAGGTTGCTTCAGAACACTCTTGCCCTGGACAAAACTATTTCCTTCAGTGCATGTGCCACTCAGAtgtatttcttcctcttctttggtgTCACTGAGTGTTGTCTTCTGGCTGTCATGGCATATGATCGCTATGTGGCTATATGCAACCCACTGAGATACACAGCTATCATGAGAAAGAAAGTCTGTGTCCAGATTGCTGCCTTGTCCTGGATTTGTGGTTGTCTGGTGGCTTTGGGTCATACCACCTTCATTTTTAGCATGTCCTTCTGTGATTCTAATGTTATCAACCATTTCTTCTGTGAAATTCAGCCAGTGCTAAAGCTAGTGTGTGGGGACACGTACTGGAATGAAATTCaaattattgttgctgctgcatttgtggttttgataccTTTCATGCTGATTCTCATGTCCTATTGCCATATCATTTCtgccattttacagatgaaatcaGCCAAGAGCCGTCAGAAGGCTTTTTCCACCTGCTCCTCAcaccttgttgttgtttctttattttatggAACAGCCATTTTTATGTACATTCGTCCCAAATCCAGCCACTCTCTGAATGTGgacaaacttctctctctcttctacacagttataacaccgATATTGAATCCCATCATCTACAGTCTGAGGAACACAGAGGTAAAAGGAGCTCTGAGAAAGACAGCGTTGAAGCTAATTCCATCAAAatga